GCCCGCCGGCGCCGTTCGTGGAGCATCCGCTGCTGGATCCGCCAGAGAAACCTCCGCCAAATTGCTGCCCGCCATTGGAGGAGGGGATTTCGAGGAGCAATACGCCGCCGGTCTGTTTTGCCGTGCCGTTGGCGTCGAGGACGTCGATGTCGTTTCCGGAGGCGCTAATGTAGTGGTAGCCGCCGCTAATGACGATGTGGCCCTTGGAGGAACTCATCATGCCGCCGCCCATGCCGCCACGGCCTCCTGTGCTGCTTGACGTGCTGCTTCCGTCGGTGCCACCCGCGGCGTTCCAGCCGTCGTCGGTGCCGTAGGTCGCTGTGATGCCGCCTTCGGCGCGGATATAGTAGCCTTCCATGCCCTCGGTCGCCTTGGTGACGTTGATGGTGGAGCCGCGCAGGTAGAGAGTTGAGTCGGCGTGGATGCCGTCGTCGCCCGCAGAAATTTCGACGTTGCCGCCATTCATGTAAATGTTCAGATTGCTGTGGATGCCGTCGCCCGTGGAGGTGGTCACCGTCACTTTGGCAGCGTCACTGGAATCGCTAATGACCACGGAGTTGTTAGCCTGGATGCCTTCGTCGGCAGCTTTTACGGTGACGGTGCCGCCGGTAATCGAGACAATTCCCTTATCGGCGACTACAGTGCCCTCATCTTCGCCCTCGTCGCTCTTGATGCCGTCGCCTGCGGTAGAGGTGACGTTCAGCGTGCCGCCAGAGATTTGGACAGAACCCTTGCCCTTGATGCCGTTGTTGCTTGCCGTCACGGTGATGTTGCCGTTCTTGATTTTGATGTCGTTGCTGCACTTGATGCCGCTGCCGTCGGTGAGCTTGCCGTTGATGGTGAGCGAGCCCGCCCCCTTGAAGTTGATGTCGTCCTTGGCGACAATCACGGCGTCTGCATCGTCAGAGGTTCCGTCCTTCTTGGTGAAGGTGGTGAGCGTCGTGCCGTTGGTGAGGGTGTTCGTGGTACCCTTCACAATGTGGAATACCGTCTTTTCGGCGCTCACGACAATCACCGGGGCGCTGGAACTGGTAAGGTCCAGGTTGTAGAAGTAGATTCCCACGTTTTCGAGGTCGGCTGCGTTCGCAACGTTCACCAGAATCTGGAAATCGGAACCCTTTCCGGTAAAGTAGTAGGAGCCGGAACAGGTGACGGTCACGTTCTTGTCGCCGAGCGTCAAACATCCGTTGTCATTTTCGATGGAGGCGCTCGTGCCGTTTACGGTGATGAGCGTCTCGGTGCCGTCCAGTGTCCTGGAGTCGGTGTCATCGTTCTCGTTGTCGTCCGTATCGCCGCCGCCAATAGTCGAGCTGCCGGAAGCTTGGCTGCTTGACGATGCCCCGGGGGCGGTGGTGCTACTGGTGGCTTCCTGGCTGCTCGATGATCTTGTCCTGCTGCTGCTGGACGAAACCACGACCGCTTGAGAAGAGGAACTGGTGGCGGGTTCGATGTAGATGCGGTTGCATTCTGCATCGAGGTAGTAGTATTTTTGCCCGTCAAAGTAGTAGTTGACACCTGCGATGGAGTAGGCTGCCGTCGGGTTGCCCGGGCAGGCTTCGGTCACAGCTTCGCCTGAGGAGGAACTCTCTGCCGTGCCGGGGATTGCTGCACTTGACGAACCCGGTACAGGTTCAGTTGTAGAGCTCTGTGCGGGGTTGCTCGGCGAACTTTCGGGACTCGCGCTGTTCGATGACGTCGCTACGGTAGATTCCGTGCTGTCCAGAGTCTCGGTATTGGGGTAACCAAAGGTGCCGTCCGGTGAAATCCAGAAGGCGATGGCTCCCGTGGGATCCACGCAAATGAGAGTCTCGTTGTCGGCGGCGTAGTAGCCTGTGTAGCCCTCGTAAATGCAGGGGTTACTTGCCGATTCTACGACGGGTTCTTCTGTAGCGGTGCCGGTGCTGGTGCTGTCGCTGCCGCAACCTGCTAAAAGTCCAAGCGATAGGGAGGAAAATCCCAAAAACATCCTATATTTCATTTTAAGTCCTTTTTTGCCCAAAACACACGTTCTTGGCTTCTGTCTCTTGAAAAAGTACCAAGATGGATTTGAAATTTTAAGGGAAAAAAAGAAGTAATTGTTTTTTTGTCACTTTTAAAATGGGGTGATTTTTCCCGTTCGGAACAAAAACGGACGAAAATAAAAAACTTTCGCGAAACAATAAATTACATTTAGGAAATGATTCTTGAAAAATCAAACAGTCTGTTTTTCTTGTCGGGTGTTTTGGCGTTTGCCTTTGCATCCCAGGCCTTGGCTGCGTCCCCTGTTGTGGGCGTTGAGCATACGCGCAACTTGCGGTTGCTAGAGACGACGCCGATGCTGTTCGAATACCACAGGCAAACCGTTGGCGACGAACGTCAGTACTTTACGTACCCGCAGCGCGATACGACCTTCCGCAAAAATTTCACGCGCACCGAGAGCAACGCCTTGCTGTACTTCGATAATGATTGTGGCGCCAAGCTTTCGGGTCATGGCGGCGATTCCGCGAACTGTGCCGGAGTACCCCGCGTGGGCATCGCAGCAAGCATTGTGGGCGGTGTCGATTACCGAGGTGGCGAAACCTTGGGCGATACCGTTTGGCCTGGAGTTGACGGTGGCATTTATTTGCGTGGTTTTGCCGATTCCATTGACTTTGTCTTGGATGCGCGCATTTACGACGAAGGACATTCGGCGGACACGCCCAGATCATGGGACCGTGAATTCTTGGAAGTCCAAAAAGAAGAGAATAATTCGGGAGTTGAGTACACAAGCTATGCGCGATACCGCACGCACTTTGCTTTCAACCACGATTGGCTGCGCTTGGACTTTGGTCGCGACGTGATGCACTGGGGACCGGGTTACTACAACAACCTGACCCTGAACCAGTTCGCCCTTCCGTACAACATGATGAGCCTGGACATGATGATAGGTCCTTTGCGCGTGATGAGCTTTTATGCCGACTTGAGGATTTTCCCCAACAGCATGAGCATGAACAACAAGGATGACCGCAATCTTTTTGGGCATCGCTATGAACTTGCCGTGGGTAATGCAACCTTTGGCATCAGTGAACTTCAGGTGCAGTACGACAACTTGAAGCCTTGGCTCTTTATCCCTACGGCGCCTTTGTTCATGGAAAAAGGGAACTACAGCGAGAACAGCAACAACGGTTCCTTGTCCATGGACTTCAACTACCGTTTGTTCAATGCTGCCCGCATTTACACGGAATTCTTTTTGGATGACATGGAATCTCCCGTCAGCTTGGTCAAGAACGACAACATCGAGGCCAAGTGGGCGTGGATGGCAGGCTTGCAGGCTGGGCACGACTTTTTTGTGAAAGGCCACAAGCTCGAGGCCGGGACAATTTTTGAATATGCCCGCGTAGAACCTTACGTTTACAGCCACTTTGTCAAGAATACGGCGCAAATCGCAAACCTTGGTTACCCGCTGGGGAACCAGGGCGGTCCCAACAGCCGGACTATCGACTGGAATGTTTATGCCCGCCTCGACAGCCATATTTTTGCCTCGGTGCGCAATACGTGGTTTTGGAAGGGGACGGATTATGGCAGTGCCGTGAACGACACGACGCCCTTGCGCAACCACATGAAAATTCACAAGAAGTTCTTGGACGGGGCCAAGATGCAGTACTCGCTTTCTCCCGCCCTGAGTTACGAAGGGCAGTACGTGAGCTTTATGGGCGAGATGACCTTCATTGACGACAAGAAGGTTTTCCTCCGTGCCGGTTTCAAGTGGTAATTGAACAATGAAAGTTCCCGAATTGTTGGCGCCTGCGGGCGATTTAATCCGGATGAAGTATGCTTTTGCATATGGGGCCGATGCCGTTTATGCCGGTCAGCCGGCCTTTAGTCTTCGTGCCCGCGAAAATGGCTTTAAAAATCTGGATGACTTGGCGCAGGGCATTGCCTATGCCCACGAGCAGGGCAAAAAGTTCTACCTCACGAGCAACGTGATTCCCCGCAATGTGAAGGTGGAATCGTTCCAAAAGGCGCTTTTGGCGGCCTTGGAACTAAAGC
Above is a genomic segment from Fibrobacter sp. UWP2 containing:
- a CDS encoding carbohydrate-binding domain-containing protein, with the protein product MKYRMFLGFSSLSLGLLAGCGSDSTSTGTATEEPVVESASNPCIYEGYTGYYAADNETLICVDPTGAIAFWISPDGTFGYPNTETLDSTESTVATSSNSASPESSPSNPAQSSTTEPVPGSSSAAIPGTAESSSSGEAVTEACPGNPTAAYSIAGVNYYFDGQKYYYLDAECNRIYIEPATSSSSQAVVVSSSSSRTRSSSSQEATSSTTAPGASSSSQASGSSTIGGGDTDDNENDDTDSRTLDGTETLITVNGTSASIENDNGCLTLGDKNVTVTCSGSYYFTGKGSDFQILVNVANAADLENVGIYFYNLDLTSSSAPVIVVSAEKTVFHIVKGTTNTLTNGTTLTTFTKKDGTSDDADAVIVAKDDINFKGAGSLTINGKLTDGSGIKCSNDIKIKNGNITVTASNNGIKGKGSVQISGGTLNVTSTAGDGIKSDEGEDEGTVVADKGIVSITGGTVTVKAADEGIQANNSVVISDSSDAAKVTVTTSTGDGIHSNLNIYMNGGNVEISAGDDGIHADSTLYLRGSTINVTKATEGMEGYYIRAEGGITATYGTDDGWNAAGGTDGSSTSSSTGGRGGMGGGMMSSSKGHIVISGGYHYISASGNDIDVLDANGTAKQTGGVLLLEIPSSNGGQQFGGGFSGGSSSGCSTNGAGGLIDTDSGYEITGGVMLAFGNQTEEYPNCTAISYTAGTYYGTSNAAFAPKSSGSKILYGGEIKSVTQVTVSGMTEVSFPNGLKYYYK